From Camelus ferus isolate YT-003-E chromosome 18, BCGSAC_Cfer_1.0, whole genome shotgun sequence, one genomic window encodes:
- the LOC102514961 gene encoding hemoglobin subunit zeta — protein sequence MSLTKAERTIVVSMWGKIATQADVIGMEALERLFSSFPQTKTYFPHFDLHPGSAQLRAHGSKVLAALGDAVKSIDNVAGALSKLSELHAYVLRVDPVNFKLLSHCLLVTVASHFSADFTADAHAAWDKFLSIVSSVLTEKYR from the exons ATGTCTCTGACCAAGGCTGAGAGGACCATCGTTGTGTCCATGTGGGGCAAGATCGCCACACAGGCGGACGTCATTGGCATGGAGGCCTTGGAAAG GCTCTTCTCCAGCTTCCCGCAGACCAAGACCTACTTCCCGCACTTCGACCTGCATCCAGGCTCCGCGCAGCTGCGCGCGCACGGCTCCAAGGTGCTGGCCGCCTTGGGCGACGCAGTCAAGAGCATCGACAACGTGGCGGGCGCTCTGTCCAAGCTCAGCGAGCTGCACGCCTACGTCTTGCGCGTGGACCCGGTCAACTTCAAG CTCCTGTCCCACTGCCTGCTGGTCACCGTGGCCTCCCACTTCTCCGCCGACTTCACGGCCGACGCCCACGCCGCCTGGGACAAGTTCCTGTCCATCGTGTCCTCCGTTCTGACCGAGAAGTATCGCTGA
- the NPRL3 gene encoding GATOR complex protein NPRL3 isoform X2, translated as MGDNTSPISVILVSSGSRGNKLLFRYPFQRSQEHPASQTSKPRSRYAVNGTGDHAEDQDGDSKFSDVILATILATKSEMCGQKFELKIDNVRFVGHPTLLQHALGQVSKTDPSPKREAPTMILFNVVFALRANADPSVINCLHNLSRRIATVLQHEERRCQYLTREAKLILALQDEVSAMADANDGPQSPFHHILPKCKLARDLKEAYDSLCTSGVVRLHVNSWLEVSFCLPHKIHYAATSLIPPEAIERSLKAIRPYHALLLLSDEKSLLGELPLDCSPALVRVIKTTSAVKNLQQLAQDADLALLQVFQLAAHLVYWGKAIVIYPLCENNVYMLSPNASVCLYSPLAEQFSCQFPSHDLPSVLAKFSLPVSLSEFRNPLAPPVQETQLIQMVVWMLQHRLLVQLHTYVCLMASPSEDEPRPREDDVPFTTRVGGRSLSTPNALSFGSPTSSDDMTLTSPSMDNSSAELLPSGDSPLNRRMTENLLASLSEHERAAILSVPAAQNPEDLRMFASLLCWPQLQTCPEPE; from the exons ATGGGTGACAACACCAGCCCCATCAGCGTGATTCTGGTGAGCTCGGGGAGCAGGGGCAATAAGCTGCTGTTCAGGTACCCCTTCCAGAGAAGCCAGGAGCACCCGGCGTCCCAGACAA GTAAGCCTCGTAGCAGATACGCTGTCAACGGCACTGGAGACCACGCAGAGGACCAGGACGGCGACTCCAA gttTTCAGATGTCATTCTGGCGACAATCTTGGCAACCAAGTCTGAAATGTGTGGCCAGAAGTTTGAACTGAAGATTGATAACGTGCGTTTTGTTGGGCACCCAACGCTGCTGCAGCATGCTCTGGGGCAG GTCTCCAAGACAGACCCGTCTCCAAAGAGGGAAGCTCCCACCATGATTCTTTTCAATGTGGTGTTTGCACTTAGG GCCAACGCTGACCCGTCAGTGATAAACTGTTTGCACAACCTCTCCCGACGCATTGCCACCGTGCTGCAGCACGAGGAGCGCCGCTGCCAGTACCTCACGCGGGAGGCCAAGCTGATCCTCGCACTGCAGGATGAGGTGTCCGCCATGGCTGATG CAAATGATGGTCCTCAGTCCCCATTCCACCACATCCTGCCCAAGTGCAAGCTGGCCAGGGACCTCAAGGAGGCTTACGACAG CCTCTGTACGTCCGGCGTGGTGCGGCTCCATGTCAACAGCTGGCTGGAGGTGAGCTTCTGCCTGCCCCACAAGATCCACTATGCGGCCACCAGCCTCATCCCCCCCGAGGCCATTGAGCGGAGCCTGAAGGCCATCCG CCCGTACCACGCCCTGCTGCTGCTCAGTGACGAGAAGTCCCTGCTGGGCGAGCTCCCCCTGGACTGTTCCCCAGCCCTGGTGCGCGTGATCAAGACCACATCTGCCGTGAAGAACCTGCAGCAGCTGGCCCAGGATGCAGACCTGGCCTTGCTGCAG GTTTTCCAGCTTGCAGCTCACCTGGTGTACTGGGGCAAGGCCATCGTCATCTACCCGCTGTGTGAGAACAACGTCTACATGCTTTCTCCCAATGCCAGCGTGTGCCT GTACTCCCCACTGGCCGAGCAGTTCTCCTGCCAGTTCCCGTCTCATGACCTGCCGTCCGTCCTTGCTAAGTTCTCCTTGCCGGTGTCCTTGTCAGAATTTAGGAATCCCCTCGCCCCTCCTGTGCAGGAG ACCCAGCTCATCCAGATGGTGGTGTGGATGCTGCAGCACAGGCTCCTCGTCCAGCTGCACACGTACGTCTGCCTGATGGCCTCGCCCAGTGAGGACGAGCCCCGCCCCCGGGAGGATGATGTCCCCTTCACCACCAGGGTTGGCGGCCGCAGCCTCAGCACGCCCAACGCCCTCAGCTTCGGCTCCCCAA CCAGCAGTGACGACATGACCCTCACCAGCCCCAGCATGGACAACTCTAGTGCAGAGCTGCTCCCCAGTGGGGACTCACCGCTGAACAGGAGGATGACGGAGAACCTGCTGGCCAGCCTGTCTGAGCACGAGCGGGCAGCCATCCTCAGTGTGCCCGCGGCCCAGAACCCCGAGGACCTCCGCATGTTCgccag CCTCCTATGCTGGCCCCAGCTACAGACATGCCCAGAGCCAGAGTAG
- the NPRL3 gene encoding GATOR complex protein NPRL3 isoform X1: MGDNTSPISVILVSSGSRGNKLLFRYPFQRSQEHPASQTSKPRSRYAVNGTGDHAEDQDGDSKFSDVILATILATKSEMCGQKFELKIDNVRFVGHPTLLQHALGQVSKTDPSPKREAPTMILFNVVFALRANADPSVINCLHNLSRRIATVLQHEERRCQYLTREAKLILALQDEVSAMADANDGPQSPFHHILPKCKLARDLKEAYDSLCTSGVVRLHVNSWLEVSFCLPHKIHYAATSLIPPEAIERSLKAIRPYHALLLLSDEKSLLGELPLDCSPALVRVIKTTSAVKNLQQLAQDADLALLQVFQLAAHLVYWGKAIVIYPLCENNVYMLSPNASVCLYSPLAEQFSCQFPSHDLPSVLAKFSLPVSLSEFRNPLAPPVQETQLIQMVVWMLQHRLLVQLHTYVCLMASPSEDEPRPREDDVPFTTRVGGRSLSTPNALSFGSPTSSDDMTLTSPSMDNSSAELLPSGDSPLNRRMTENLLASLSEHERAAILSVPAAQNPEDLRMFARLLHYFRGRHHLEEIMYNENTRRSQLLTLLDKFRSVLVVTTHEDPVIAVFQALLT; this comes from the exons ATGGGTGACAACACCAGCCCCATCAGCGTGATTCTGGTGAGCTCGGGGAGCAGGGGCAATAAGCTGCTGTTCAGGTACCCCTTCCAGAGAAGCCAGGAGCACCCGGCGTCCCAGACAA GTAAGCCTCGTAGCAGATACGCTGTCAACGGCACTGGAGACCACGCAGAGGACCAGGACGGCGACTCCAA gttTTCAGATGTCATTCTGGCGACAATCTTGGCAACCAAGTCTGAAATGTGTGGCCAGAAGTTTGAACTGAAGATTGATAACGTGCGTTTTGTTGGGCACCCAACGCTGCTGCAGCATGCTCTGGGGCAG GTCTCCAAGACAGACCCGTCTCCAAAGAGGGAAGCTCCCACCATGATTCTTTTCAATGTGGTGTTTGCACTTAGG GCCAACGCTGACCCGTCAGTGATAAACTGTTTGCACAACCTCTCCCGACGCATTGCCACCGTGCTGCAGCACGAGGAGCGCCGCTGCCAGTACCTCACGCGGGAGGCCAAGCTGATCCTCGCACTGCAGGATGAGGTGTCCGCCATGGCTGATG CAAATGATGGTCCTCAGTCCCCATTCCACCACATCCTGCCCAAGTGCAAGCTGGCCAGGGACCTCAAGGAGGCTTACGACAG CCTCTGTACGTCCGGCGTGGTGCGGCTCCATGTCAACAGCTGGCTGGAGGTGAGCTTCTGCCTGCCCCACAAGATCCACTATGCGGCCACCAGCCTCATCCCCCCCGAGGCCATTGAGCGGAGCCTGAAGGCCATCCG CCCGTACCACGCCCTGCTGCTGCTCAGTGACGAGAAGTCCCTGCTGGGCGAGCTCCCCCTGGACTGTTCCCCAGCCCTGGTGCGCGTGATCAAGACCACATCTGCCGTGAAGAACCTGCAGCAGCTGGCCCAGGATGCAGACCTGGCCTTGCTGCAG GTTTTCCAGCTTGCAGCTCACCTGGTGTACTGGGGCAAGGCCATCGTCATCTACCCGCTGTGTGAGAACAACGTCTACATGCTTTCTCCCAATGCCAGCGTGTGCCT GTACTCCCCACTGGCCGAGCAGTTCTCCTGCCAGTTCCCGTCTCATGACCTGCCGTCCGTCCTTGCTAAGTTCTCCTTGCCGGTGTCCTTGTCAGAATTTAGGAATCCCCTCGCCCCTCCTGTGCAGGAG ACCCAGCTCATCCAGATGGTGGTGTGGATGCTGCAGCACAGGCTCCTCGTCCAGCTGCACACGTACGTCTGCCTGATGGCCTCGCCCAGTGAGGACGAGCCCCGCCCCCGGGAGGATGATGTCCCCTTCACCACCAGGGTTGGCGGCCGCAGCCTCAGCACGCCCAACGCCCTCAGCTTCGGCTCCCCAA CCAGCAGTGACGACATGACCCTCACCAGCCCCAGCATGGACAACTCTAGTGCAGAGCTGCTCCCCAGTGGGGACTCACCGCTGAACAGGAGGATGACGGAGAACCTGCTGGCCAGCCTGTCTGAGCACGAGCGGGCAGCCATCCTCAGTGTGCCCGCGGCCCAGAACCCCGAGGACCTCCGCATGTTCgccag gctcctgCACTACTTCCGTGGCCGCCACCACCTGGAGGAGATCATGTACAATGAGAACACCCGGCGCTCCCAGCTGCTCACGCTCCTGGACAAGTTCCGCAGCGTCCTGGTGGTAACTACCCACGAGGAC
- the NPRL3 gene encoding GATOR complex protein NPRL3 isoform X3, translating to MCGQKFELKIDNVRFVGHPTLLQHALGQVSKTDPSPKREAPTMILFNVVFALRANADPSVINCLHNLSRRIATVLQHEERRCQYLTREAKLILALQDEVSAMADANDGPQSPFHHILPKCKLARDLKEAYDSLCTSGVVRLHVNSWLEVSFCLPHKIHYAATSLIPPEAIERSLKAIRPYHALLLLSDEKSLLGELPLDCSPALVRVIKTTSAVKNLQQLAQDADLALLQVFQLAAHLVYWGKAIVIYPLCENNVYMLSPNASVCLYSPLAEQFSCQFPSHDLPSVLAKFSLPVSLSEFRNPLAPPVQETQLIQMVVWMLQHRLLVQLHTYVCLMASPSEDEPRPREDDVPFTTRVGGRSLSTPNALSFGSPTSSDDMTLTSPSMDNSSAELLPSGDSPLNRRMTENLLASLSEHERAAILSVPAAQNPEDLRMFARLLHYFRGRHHLEEIMYNENTRRSQLLTLLDKFRSVLVVTTHEDPVIAVFQALLT from the exons ATGTGTGGCCAGAAGTTTGAACTGAAGATTGATAACGTGCGTTTTGTTGGGCACCCAACGCTGCTGCAGCATGCTCTGGGGCAG GTCTCCAAGACAGACCCGTCTCCAAAGAGGGAAGCTCCCACCATGATTCTTTTCAATGTGGTGTTTGCACTTAGG GCCAACGCTGACCCGTCAGTGATAAACTGTTTGCACAACCTCTCCCGACGCATTGCCACCGTGCTGCAGCACGAGGAGCGCCGCTGCCAGTACCTCACGCGGGAGGCCAAGCTGATCCTCGCACTGCAGGATGAGGTGTCCGCCATGGCTGATG CAAATGATGGTCCTCAGTCCCCATTCCACCACATCCTGCCCAAGTGCAAGCTGGCCAGGGACCTCAAGGAGGCTTACGACAG CCTCTGTACGTCCGGCGTGGTGCGGCTCCATGTCAACAGCTGGCTGGAGGTGAGCTTCTGCCTGCCCCACAAGATCCACTATGCGGCCACCAGCCTCATCCCCCCCGAGGCCATTGAGCGGAGCCTGAAGGCCATCCG CCCGTACCACGCCCTGCTGCTGCTCAGTGACGAGAAGTCCCTGCTGGGCGAGCTCCCCCTGGACTGTTCCCCAGCCCTGGTGCGCGTGATCAAGACCACATCTGCCGTGAAGAACCTGCAGCAGCTGGCCCAGGATGCAGACCTGGCCTTGCTGCAG GTTTTCCAGCTTGCAGCTCACCTGGTGTACTGGGGCAAGGCCATCGTCATCTACCCGCTGTGTGAGAACAACGTCTACATGCTTTCTCCCAATGCCAGCGTGTGCCT GTACTCCCCACTGGCCGAGCAGTTCTCCTGCCAGTTCCCGTCTCATGACCTGCCGTCCGTCCTTGCTAAGTTCTCCTTGCCGGTGTCCTTGTCAGAATTTAGGAATCCCCTCGCCCCTCCTGTGCAGGAG ACCCAGCTCATCCAGATGGTGGTGTGGATGCTGCAGCACAGGCTCCTCGTCCAGCTGCACACGTACGTCTGCCTGATGGCCTCGCCCAGTGAGGACGAGCCCCGCCCCCGGGAGGATGATGTCCCCTTCACCACCAGGGTTGGCGGCCGCAGCCTCAGCACGCCCAACGCCCTCAGCTTCGGCTCCCCAA CCAGCAGTGACGACATGACCCTCACCAGCCCCAGCATGGACAACTCTAGTGCAGAGCTGCTCCCCAGTGGGGACTCACCGCTGAACAGGAGGATGACGGAGAACCTGCTGGCCAGCCTGTCTGAGCACGAGCGGGCAGCCATCCTCAGTGTGCCCGCGGCCCAGAACCCCGAGGACCTCCGCATGTTCgccag gctcctgCACTACTTCCGTGGCCGCCACCACCTGGAGGAGATCATGTACAATGAGAACACCCGGCGCTCCCAGCTGCTCACGCTCCTGGACAAGTTCCGCAGCGTCCTGGTGGTAACTACCCACGAGGAC